The following are encoded together in the Argopecten irradians isolate NY chromosome 5, Ai_NY, whole genome shotgun sequence genome:
- the LOC138323913 gene encoding interferon regulatory factor 1-like isoform X1: MSKSELHSNNRGRRPVEREKMRPWLIKLLNSNKTGGLTWEDRDERTFRVNWKHGARNGWNIDKDANVFELYAIHTRRHTRDQPPNPKRWKANFRCALNSLSDVIEVKAKGTTKGNNAYRVFKFLDEKKKSVKRQRQSSDDSDDEDSGVESPTTSKRPTRSYSLRTKRRKKYTVKKEVESSDTSDAPVDSPNSRPDEESEFSLPIPSKDTDAVIQARVKTEYNTEEKLGVISGTLPNHFCGFVMIRYGEKNPLSESKDNILNDACDEQDESSAESDSDDESNASQSLFATNPPSSSRQMSIPEYSNLLLTPECHMSDLNVMSQSMDQQGNLVIAAQVEILGEADRIPSNTTQIPVPVRDLMDSNPGNSSQQ, translated from the exons ATGTCAAAATCAGAGCTTCATTCCAACAACAGAGGACGGCGTCCAGTAGAGCGAGAGAAAATGAGGCCCTGGCTCATTAAACTCCTTAACAGTAATAAAACGGGCGGGCTGACCTGGGAGGACCGAGACGAACGTACCTTCAGGGTCAACTGGAAACATGGCGCTCGTAATGGTTGGAACATCGACAAAGATGCCAACGTGTTTGAGCTCTACGCCATTCATACAA GACGGCACACTAGAGACCAACCTCCAAATCCTAAACGATGGAAAGCGAACTTCCGGTGTGCACTAAATAGTCTGAGCGACGTCATAGAGGTCAAGGCAAAGGGCACCACAAAAGGAAACAATGCGTATCGGGTGTTTAAATTTCTCGATGAAAAAAAGAAATCCGTTAAAAGACAGA GGCAGTCGAGCGATGACTCTGATGATGAGGATAGTGGAGTGGAAAGTCCAACGACTTCCAAGAGACCTACCAGGTCCTACAGTTTACGAACCAAACGTCGGAAGAAATATACTGTTAAAAAG GAAGTGGAATCCTCTGATACATCTGATGCTCCGGTCGACAGTCCAAACTCCAGACCTGATGAGGAATCCGAGTTCAGTCTCCCTATTCCCAGCAAGGATACTGACGCCGTCATTCAAGCTCGCGTCAAAACGGAATacaatacag AAGAAAAGCTTGGTGTAATTTCCGGAACTTTGCCAAATCATTTCTGTGGATTCGTTATGATTCGATATGGAGAAAAAAACCCGCTATCGGAATCTAAAG ATAATATCCTTAACGACGCCTGTGACGAG CAGGATGAGAGCAGCGCTGAATCGGACTCAGACGACGAATCCAATGCCTCTCAAAGCCTTTTTGCCACCAATCCCCCGTCTTCCTCCAGACAAATGTCCATCCCGGAGTATTCCAACTTGTTACTGACGCCTGAATGCCACATGTCAGACCTAAATGTCATGTCCCAATCCATGGACCAACAGGGAAATCTTGTGATTGCAGCTCAAGTAGAAATCCTCGGAGAGGCCGATCGGATCCCTTCTAACACTACACAAATTCCTGTCCCAGTTCGAG aCTTGATGGATTCAAATCCGGGCAACTCATCCCAGCAATAG
- the LOC138323913 gene encoding interferon regulatory factor 1-like isoform X2 → MSKSELHSNNRGRRPVEREKMRPWLIKLLNSNKTGGLTWEDRDERTFRVNWKHGARNGWNIDKDANVFELYAIHTRRHTRDQPPNPKRWKANFRCALNSLSDVIEVKAKGTTKGNNAYRVFKFLDEKKKSVKRQRQSSDDSDDEDSGVESPTTSKRPTRSYSLRTKRRKKYTVKKEVESSDTSDAPVDSPNSRPDEESEFSLPIPSKDTDAVIQARVKTEYNTEEKLGVISGTLPNHFCGFVMIRYGEKNPLSESKDNILNDACDEDESSAESDSDDESNASQSLFATNPPSSSRQMSIPEYSNLLLTPECHMSDLNVMSQSMDQQGNLVIAAQVEILGEADRIPSNTTQIPVPVRDLMDSNPGNSSQQ, encoded by the exons ATGTCAAAATCAGAGCTTCATTCCAACAACAGAGGACGGCGTCCAGTAGAGCGAGAGAAAATGAGGCCCTGGCTCATTAAACTCCTTAACAGTAATAAAACGGGCGGGCTGACCTGGGAGGACCGAGACGAACGTACCTTCAGGGTCAACTGGAAACATGGCGCTCGTAATGGTTGGAACATCGACAAAGATGCCAACGTGTTTGAGCTCTACGCCATTCATACAA GACGGCACACTAGAGACCAACCTCCAAATCCTAAACGATGGAAAGCGAACTTCCGGTGTGCACTAAATAGTCTGAGCGACGTCATAGAGGTCAAGGCAAAGGGCACCACAAAAGGAAACAATGCGTATCGGGTGTTTAAATTTCTCGATGAAAAAAAGAAATCCGTTAAAAGACAGA GGCAGTCGAGCGATGACTCTGATGATGAGGATAGTGGAGTGGAAAGTCCAACGACTTCCAAGAGACCTACCAGGTCCTACAGTTTACGAACCAAACGTCGGAAGAAATATACTGTTAAAAAG GAAGTGGAATCCTCTGATACATCTGATGCTCCGGTCGACAGTCCAAACTCCAGACCTGATGAGGAATCCGAGTTCAGTCTCCCTATTCCCAGCAAGGATACTGACGCCGTCATTCAAGCTCGCGTCAAAACGGAATacaatacag AAGAAAAGCTTGGTGTAATTTCCGGAACTTTGCCAAATCATTTCTGTGGATTCGTTATGATTCGATATGGAGAAAAAAACCCGCTATCGGAATCTAAAG ATAATATCCTTAACGACGCCTGTGACGAG GATGAGAGCAGCGCTGAATCGGACTCAGACGACGAATCCAATGCCTCTCAAAGCCTTTTTGCCACCAATCCCCCGTCTTCCTCCAGACAAATGTCCATCCCGGAGTATTCCAACTTGTTACTGACGCCTGAATGCCACATGTCAGACCTAAATGTCATGTCCCAATCCATGGACCAACAGGGAAATCTTGTGATTGCAGCTCAAGTAGAAATCCTCGGAGAGGCCGATCGGATCCCTTCTAACACTACACAAATTCCTGTCCCAGTTCGAG aCTTGATGGATTCAAATCCGGGCAACTCATCCCAGCAATAG
- the LOC138323913 gene encoding interferon regulatory factor 1-like isoform X3: MCVMFSKIICNRPSFCFQKSHISLNPSFTLRNITLSWLRCGACACYDHISLDLYSEWNTKQLFVLFTAGRHTRDQPPNPKRWKANFRCALNSLSDVIEVKAKGTTKGNNAYRVFKFLDEKKKSVKRQRQSSDDSDDEDSGVESPTTSKRPTRSYSLRTKRRKKYTVKKEVESSDTSDAPVDSPNSRPDEESEFSLPIPSKDTDAVIQARVKTEYNTEEKLGVISGTLPNHFCGFVMIRYGEKNPLSESKDNILNDACDEQDESSAESDSDDESNASQSLFATNPPSSSRQMSIPEYSNLLLTPECHMSDLNVMSQSMDQQGNLVIAAQVEILGEADRIPSNTTQIPVPVRDLMDSNPGNSSQQ, translated from the exons ATGTGTGTaatgttttcaaaaatcatttgtaatcGACCTAGTTTCTGTTTTCAAAAATCACACATTTCCTTGAATCCTAGTTTCACTTTAAGAAACATAACATTATCATGGTTAAGATGTGGAGCATGTGCGTGCTATGATCATATTTCATTAGATTTATATTCTGAATGGAATACAAAACAACTGTTTGTATTATTTACAGCAG GACGGCACACTAGAGACCAACCTCCAAATCCTAAACGATGGAAAGCGAACTTCCGGTGTGCACTAAATAGTCTGAGCGACGTCATAGAGGTCAAGGCAAAGGGCACCACAAAAGGAAACAATGCGTATCGGGTGTTTAAATTTCTCGATGAAAAAAAGAAATCCGTTAAAAGACAGA GGCAGTCGAGCGATGACTCTGATGATGAGGATAGTGGAGTGGAAAGTCCAACGACTTCCAAGAGACCTACCAGGTCCTACAGTTTACGAACCAAACGTCGGAAGAAATATACTGTTAAAAAG GAAGTGGAATCCTCTGATACATCTGATGCTCCGGTCGACAGTCCAAACTCCAGACCTGATGAGGAATCCGAGTTCAGTCTCCCTATTCCCAGCAAGGATACTGACGCCGTCATTCAAGCTCGCGTCAAAACGGAATacaatacag AAGAAAAGCTTGGTGTAATTTCCGGAACTTTGCCAAATCATTTCTGTGGATTCGTTATGATTCGATATGGAGAAAAAAACCCGCTATCGGAATCTAAAG ATAATATCCTTAACGACGCCTGTGACGAG CAGGATGAGAGCAGCGCTGAATCGGACTCAGACGACGAATCCAATGCCTCTCAAAGCCTTTTTGCCACCAATCCCCCGTCTTCCTCCAGACAAATGTCCATCCCGGAGTATTCCAACTTGTTACTGACGCCTGAATGCCACATGTCAGACCTAAATGTCATGTCCCAATCCATGGACCAACAGGGAAATCTTGTGATTGCAGCTCAAGTAGAAATCCTCGGAGAGGCCGATCGGATCCCTTCTAACACTACACAAATTCCTGTCCCAGTTCGAG aCTTGATGGATTCAAATCCGGGCAACTCATCCCAGCAATAG
- the LOC138323914 gene encoding interferon regulatory factor 2-like isoform X1, producing MQALRLYSDIFRKRFENCSLTMVVSRKVTPIMRRPIRPIERQKMRPWLMNLLLHENVTGLSWLSKRERTFRISWRHAARQGWNPDKDADLFEKWARHTGKHMDNDVPDPKRWKANFRCALNSLPDVAEVKEQGIKKGQNAFKVYRFLEEKKTKVTKSTEEIEVRAKSPVRQSSRPQRTRIPNRRYTFSDSDSDDTDSVDFVDDLSSSMSASPASIRSDSGDETTCSASDAESLPEIRPETENRDFPNFDKICPDYHIEIDPIKARLEKQHSTDDSVSTTSSTLTDEEVVEMLLLGDVIKSEQISVNEEMWTAGIVPDIAMEEDVETTYTILQNSSPSLMEFQVVCETDAVRTEQIPIDIQQETVYTSILNL from the exons GTTTGAAAATTGTTCTCTGACAATGGTTGTATCACGTAAAGTAACGCCGATCATGAGGAGGCCAATTCGACCAATCGAGCGTCAAAAAATGAGGCCATGGCTAATGAATCTTCTGCTCCATGAGAATGTCACCGGTCTATCCTGGCTGTCCAAGAGAGAGAGAACATTCAGGATATCGTGGAGGCACGCGGCTCGTCAGGGCTGGAATCCTGATAAAGATGCTGACCTGTTCGAGAAATGGGCACGTCATACAG GAAAGCACATGGATAATGACGTTCCCGATCCCAAAAGATGGAAAGCTAACTTCCGGTGCGCGTTAAACAGTCTGCCAGATGTTGCCGAGGTGAAAGAACAAGGGATTAAGAAGGGCCAGAATGCATTCAAGGTCTACCGTTTCTTGGAGGAGAAAAAGACAAAGGTTACAA AGTCGACAGAGGAAATTGAAGTTAGAGCAAAGTCACCTGTTCGCCAATCGAGCAGACCTCAGCGTACCCGCATCCCCAACCGACGATACACATTCTCCGATAGCGACAGCGACGATACAGACAGCGTGGACTTCGTCGACGATCTTTCCTCGTCTATG TCGGCGTCTCCAGCCTCCATCAGGTCCGACAGTGGGGATGAAACGACGTGTTCCGCATCTGACGCAGAGTCTCTCCCTGAAATCCGACCAGAAACAGAAAACAGAGATTTCCCTAACTTTGACAAAATCTGCCCCGACTATCACATAG aaatcgATCCTATCAAGGCCAGACTAGAGAAACAACATTCAACAGATGATT cTGTGTCAACAACCAGCAGTACTCTGACAGACGAAGAAGTTGTGGAG ATGTTGTTGTTAGGAGATGTAATCAAATCGGAACAGATATCTGTGAACGAAGAAATGTGGACAGCTGGAATCGTACCAGACATTGCAATGG AAGAAGATGTAGAAACTACTTACACAATCCTCCAAAACTCCAGTCCCTCCCTCATGGAGTTCCAGGTTGTGTGTGAAACAGATGCTGTGAGAACAGAACAAATTCCTATTGATATCCAACAGGAAACG gTGTACACCAGCATACTGAATCTATGA
- the LOC138323914 gene encoding interferon regulatory factor 2-like isoform X2 → MVVSRKVTPIMRRPIRPIERQKMRPWLMNLLLHENVTGLSWLSKRERTFRISWRHAARQGWNPDKDADLFEKWARHTGKHMDNDVPDPKRWKANFRCALNSLPDVAEVKEQGIKKGQNAFKVYRFLEEKKTKVTKSTEEIEVRAKSPVRQSSRPQRTRIPNRRYTFSDSDSDDTDSVDFVDDLSSSMSASPASIRSDSGDETTCSASDAESLPEIRPETENRDFPNFDKICPDYHIEIDPIKARLEKQHSTDDSVSTTSSTLTDEEVVEMLLLGDVIKSEQISVNEEMWTAGIVPDIAMEEDVETTYTILQNSSPSLMEFQVVCETDAVRTEQIPIDIQQETVYTSILNL, encoded by the exons ATGGTTGTATCACGTAAAGTAACGCCGATCATGAGGAGGCCAATTCGACCAATCGAGCGTCAAAAAATGAGGCCATGGCTAATGAATCTTCTGCTCCATGAGAATGTCACCGGTCTATCCTGGCTGTCCAAGAGAGAGAGAACATTCAGGATATCGTGGAGGCACGCGGCTCGTCAGGGCTGGAATCCTGATAAAGATGCTGACCTGTTCGAGAAATGGGCACGTCATACAG GAAAGCACATGGATAATGACGTTCCCGATCCCAAAAGATGGAAAGCTAACTTCCGGTGCGCGTTAAACAGTCTGCCAGATGTTGCCGAGGTGAAAGAACAAGGGATTAAGAAGGGCCAGAATGCATTCAAGGTCTACCGTTTCTTGGAGGAGAAAAAGACAAAGGTTACAA AGTCGACAGAGGAAATTGAAGTTAGAGCAAAGTCACCTGTTCGCCAATCGAGCAGACCTCAGCGTACCCGCATCCCCAACCGACGATACACATTCTCCGATAGCGACAGCGACGATACAGACAGCGTGGACTTCGTCGACGATCTTTCCTCGTCTATG TCGGCGTCTCCAGCCTCCATCAGGTCCGACAGTGGGGATGAAACGACGTGTTCCGCATCTGACGCAGAGTCTCTCCCTGAAATCCGACCAGAAACAGAAAACAGAGATTTCCCTAACTTTGACAAAATCTGCCCCGACTATCACATAG aaatcgATCCTATCAAGGCCAGACTAGAGAAACAACATTCAACAGATGATT cTGTGTCAACAACCAGCAGTACTCTGACAGACGAAGAAGTTGTGGAG ATGTTGTTGTTAGGAGATGTAATCAAATCGGAACAGATATCTGTGAACGAAGAAATGTGGACAGCTGGAATCGTACCAGACATTGCAATGG AAGAAGATGTAGAAACTACTTACACAATCCTCCAAAACTCCAGTCCCTCCCTCATGGAGTTCCAGGTTGTGTGTGAAACAGATGCTGTGAGAACAGAACAAATTCCTATTGATATCCAACAGGAAACG gTGTACACCAGCATACTGAATCTATGA